The following are from one region of the Leptolyngbya iicbica LK genome:
- a CDS encoding DUF3134 family protein, with the protein MTYNPSLRIVPRDQTADVLPTQKEPSILTWLEGTGRLKPREEVAVADDEEEEEESEEIDDLMGDSGKGFDDDDDLSLGDDD; encoded by the coding sequence ATGACATACAACCCGTCTCTACGCATTGTTCCCCGTGATCAAACTGCTGACGTTTTACCCACACAAAAAGAGCCGTCAATTTTGACCTGGCTCGAAGGCACCGGTCGCCTCAAGCCCCGTGAAGAGGTGGCGGTGGCTGATGATGAGGAAGAAGAAGAAGAAAGTGAAGAGATTGATGATCTCATGGGCGACTCAGGCAAAGGGTTCGACGATGACGACGACCTCAGCCTCGGGGATGACGATTAA
- the pgeF gene encoding peptidoglycan editing factor PgeF: MNHSWHWSEDTEHAYLTTSLLSRWPHGFFTRQSWPHLPDALSQQLGSDRPAYRAKQVHGNHVLTPPELPAVSDESEELPAADAVMSLAPHQAVWVCTADCTPVLIADTQTGQVAAVHAGWRGTALSIVPTTIAKMQAQGSELSHLRIAMGPAIAGTVYQVTTHVAAEVGRSLVGLDTEIASLDDQDLIAYLQDLPEPPVLPDPQEGRVRLDVRRINALQLTALGIPDEHVAIAPHCTFQEPERFFSYRRTREKKVQWSGIVSC, translated from the coding sequence ATGAATCATTCGTGGCATTGGTCTGAAGACACTGAACATGCTTACCTGACCACATCCCTGCTGAGTCGTTGGCCCCATGGCTTTTTTACGCGGCAATCTTGGCCTCACCTGCCCGATGCCTTGAGTCAGCAGTTAGGCAGCGATCGCCCGGCCTATCGCGCCAAACAGGTGCATGGCAATCATGTTTTAACGCCGCCAGAGTTGCCCGCCGTCAGCGACGAGAGTGAAGAGTTGCCGGCTGCTGATGCGGTCATGAGTTTGGCACCCCACCAAGCGGTTTGGGTCTGCACCGCCGACTGCACCCCCGTCTTAATTGCCGATACACAAACGGGACAAGTCGCGGCCGTTCATGCGGGTTGGCGTGGCACTGCGCTCAGCATTGTGCCGACGACGATCGCCAAAATGCAGGCCCAGGGCAGTGAGCTGTCACATTTACGCATTGCGATGGGTCCCGCGATCGCAGGCACGGTGTACCAAGTGACCACCCATGTCGCAGCTGAAGTCGGGCGATCGCTGGTGGGCCTGGATACCGAGATCGCCTCGCTAGATGACCAAGACCTGATCGCTTATTTACAAGATCTCCCAGAGCCGCCAGTGTTGCCAGATCCCCAGGAAGGACGGGTGCGGCTTGATGTCAGACGCATCAATGCGTTGCAACTTACGGCCCTGGGCATTCCGGATGAACACGTGGCGATCGCCCCTCACTGCACGTTTCAGGAGCCTGAGCGCTTCTTCTCTTATCGCCGCACCCGTGAAAAAAAGGTGCAGTGGTCTGGCATCGTTAGCTGCTAG
- a CDS encoding cation:proton antiporter — MDNSFAITIQIVLTVLAGISAQVIGEYLKVPSIIFLLLFGIGLGTDGAGLIRPSDLGIGLEVLVSLSVALILFEGGLSLELKELDKVSTSLRNLVTTGVFVTLLGGGMAAHWLGEFPWSLAFLYASLVVVTGPTVINPLLRQVPVDRKVATLLEGEGVLIDPVGAILAVVVLDIILNGDADPLLIITGLTVRLGTGALIGGLGGVLLGIFLKQTLFLSEELRNLLVLASVWGLYGLAQEIQGESGLMAAVVAGIILRALSIPDERLLRRFKGQLTILAVSVLFILLAADLSIASIFALGRGAVLTVAVLMLVVRPLNIAICTAPSDLNWRQKAFLGWIAPRGIVSASVASLFAILLTERGISGGDAIKALVFLTIIITVLAQGLTAGLLARGLGLTGHRDGSGAVIVGCNPLSLLIARLFKESGETVTLIDTNPEACEPAAQENLPVFVNSALDTEVLEEAGIGSAATLLTITNNGDVNVLVAQQAQEEFQLPRIVAVMPKEDLEKDGATANASAKKSKSSSAQKAASGKAIAPKTIALKLWNNHLRTGAVRLGETQLRSDGALMQRAHLRALIRSGELIPLVVKRNNRMWVALTEEDNWKAGDRLIYLLHDPKPKLLQRLSGGSRPNTLNVEILPAVEDVPLPTKVSEAPPPDPAVMGAEAKSTNGAKAAIARANKNVDGETNAGNGGAPPPPPDTSSAEKTPDPSS, encoded by the coding sequence ATGGACAACTCATTTGCCATTACGATTCAAATTGTCCTAACTGTGTTGGCAGGCATCAGCGCACAGGTTATTGGTGAGTACCTCAAAGTTCCCAGCATTATTTTTTTGCTGCTGTTTGGGATTGGGTTAGGCACTGATGGTGCTGGCCTCATCCGACCGTCAGATTTAGGCATCGGTCTCGAAGTTTTGGTGTCTCTGAGTGTTGCCCTGATTCTCTTCGAAGGGGGCCTGAGTTTAGAACTCAAAGAACTCGACAAAGTTTCCACGAGTCTCCGGAATTTGGTCACTACGGGTGTGTTCGTGACGCTGCTGGGGGGTGGCATGGCGGCCCATTGGCTAGGCGAGTTTCCTTGGTCTCTGGCATTTTTGTACGCTTCGCTGGTGGTGGTCACAGGACCTACAGTGATCAACCCGCTGTTGCGACAAGTGCCCGTTGATCGCAAAGTCGCCACTCTGCTCGAAGGGGAAGGGGTGCTCATCGACCCCGTCGGGGCGATTTTAGCGGTGGTTGTGCTCGACATTATTTTGAACGGGGATGCCGATCCGCTATTGATCATCACAGGGTTGACCGTTCGCCTGGGCACAGGTGCGCTCATCGGTGGCCTGGGGGGCGTGTTATTGGGAATCTTCCTCAAGCAAACGCTGTTTTTGTCAGAAGAGCTCCGCAACCTCTTGGTGTTAGCCAGCGTCTGGGGCCTGTATGGCCTGGCGCAAGAAATTCAGGGGGAATCGGGCTTGATGGCCGCGGTGGTGGCCGGGATTATTCTGCGAGCCCTGTCGATTCCTGATGAGCGATTGCTGCGACGATTCAAAGGGCAATTGACCATTTTGGCCGTCTCGGTGCTGTTCATTTTGCTTGCGGCAGATTTGTCGATCGCCAGTATCTTTGCGCTGGGTCGGGGCGCTGTGTTGACTGTGGCCGTGTTAATGCTGGTGGTGCGTCCTCTCAATATCGCCATCTGCACGGCCCCGAGTGACCTCAACTGGCGGCAAAAAGCCTTTTTAGGCTGGATCGCGCCTCGCGGCATCGTCTCCGCTTCGGTGGCGTCTTTATTTGCCATCTTGTTGACGGAGCGGGGTATTAGCGGTGGAGATGCCATCAAGGCGCTAGTGTTTCTGACCATCATTATTACGGTGCTGGCGCAAGGCCTCACAGCAGGGCTTTTGGCCAGAGGGTTAGGGCTAACCGGACATCGTGATGGCAGCGGGGCTGTTATTGTCGGGTGCAATCCCCTCAGTTTGCTCATCGCTCGGTTATTCAAAGAAAGTGGCGAAACGGTGACGCTCATTGACACCAATCCCGAGGCTTGCGAACCGGCAGCGCAAGAAAACCTGCCGGTCTTTGTGAATAGTGCGCTGGATACTGAAGTGCTGGAGGAGGCGGGGATCGGTTCGGCAGCAACTTTGCTGACCATTACGAACAATGGCGATGTCAATGTATTAGTGGCTCAGCAAGCCCAGGAAGAGTTTCAGCTGCCGCGCATTGTGGCGGTGATGCCCAAGGAAGATTTGGAGAAAGACGGGGCGACGGCGAATGCGTCGGCGAAAAAGAGTAAAAGCAGTAGCGCTCAAAAAGCGGCATCAGGCAAAGCGATCGCCCCCAAAACCATCGCCCTGAAGCTGTGGAACAATCACTTGCGGACTGGTGCGGTGCGGTTAGGAGAGACCCAGCTGCGATCGGATGGGGCGTTGATGCAGCGCGCTCACCTGCGGGCGCTCATTCGCAGTGGCGAGTTGATTCCCCTGGTGGTGAAGCGGAACAACCGCATGTGGGTGGCCCTGACGGAAGAAGATAACTGGAAGGCGGGCGATCGCTTGATTTATCTGCTGCATGATCCGAAGCCGAAGCTGCTGCAGCGCCTCTCGGGGGGCAGCCGACCCAACACACTCAATGTTGAAATTCTGCCTGCGGTGGAAGACGTGCCGTTGCCGACTAAAGTGAGCGAAGCGCCACCGCCTGACCCCGCTGTGATGGGGGCTGAGGCCAAGTCGACGAATGGGGCGAAGGCGGCAATCGCTCGCGCTAACAAAAATGTTGACGGGGAAACCAATGCTGGGAATGGGGGGGCACCGCCGCCGCCCCCGGACACGTCATCAGCTGAAAAGACGCCAGACCCTAGCAGCTAA
- a CDS encoding histidinol-phosphate transaminase: MSAFIRPDLQAFAAYSAHAITDVQTQPARVDHLDTNESSYDLPTPLKEKLAWEYQQVIQANRYPDGGHEELRAAIANYASQAIAETKLRVTANQVTVGNGSDELIRSLLIATCVGRSGSILVAEPTFSMYKVLAQTLGVDVVSVGRDAATFEMDLAAADTAIATATTPVRMVFMVSPNSPTGNGLTPAELDWLRNLPTDILVVVDEAYFEFSQASTLAEALNRPNWLITRTFSKAFRLAAHRVGYAIAPSEIIAILEKVRLPYNLPSFSQAAALIALRYAPDILTTVAEVQTERDRLWQALQSLPGLQTWPSAANFLYCRPTTQRLDDLFQQLYARGTQIRQTGGGLRITIGTPAENERTLANLHQALES, encoded by the coding sequence ATGTCAGCCTTTATTCGTCCTGATTTGCAAGCCTTTGCCGCCTACAGTGCTCACGCAATCACTGACGTCCAAACCCAACCGGCCAGGGTTGATCATCTCGATACCAACGAGTCTTCTTATGATTTGCCCACGCCGCTCAAAGAAAAGCTGGCCTGGGAATATCAACAGGTCATTCAGGCAAATCGTTATCCCGACGGCGGGCATGAAGAATTGCGGGCGGCGATCGCCAACTACGCGAGTCAGGCCATTGCTGAGACCAAACTGCGGGTGACGGCGAATCAAGTCACGGTGGGCAACGGGTCTGACGAACTGATCCGCTCATTGTTGATTGCCACTTGTGTGGGGCGTTCAGGGTCAATTTTGGTGGCTGAGCCGACTTTTTCGATGTACAAGGTATTGGCCCAAACGTTGGGGGTGGATGTGGTGTCGGTGGGGCGCGATGCCGCAACGTTTGAGATGGATCTGGCGGCAGCTGACACAGCGATCGCCACCGCCACCACCCCAGTACGGATGGTCTTTATGGTCTCCCCTAACTCCCCCACGGGCAATGGCTTAACCCCCGCCGAATTAGACTGGCTCCGCAATTTGCCCACCGACATTCTCGTCGTCGTCGATGAAGCGTATTTTGAATTCAGTCAGGCCAGTACCTTGGCAGAGGCGTTGAACCGCCCGAACTGGCTGATTACCCGCACGTTTTCCAAAGCGTTTCGGTTAGCCGCTCATCGGGTGGGCTATGCGATCGCTCCGTCAGAGATCATCGCCATTCTCGAAAAAGTACGACTGCCCTACAATCTGCCTAGCTTTTCGCAAGCCGCCGCCCTGATTGCCCTACGCTACGCCCCCGACATCCTGACGACCGTAGCAGAAGTGCAAACTGAGCGCGATCGCTTATGGCAAGCTTTGCAAAGCCTACCCGGCCTGCAGACCTGGCCCAGTGCTGCTAACTTTCTCTATTGCCGCCCAACGACTCAGCGTCTCGATGACCTGTTTCAGCAACTCTACGCTCGGGGGACGCAAATCCGACAAACGGGGGGTGGCTTACGCATTACGATCGGGACTCCCGCCGAAAATGAACGCACCTTAGCAAATTTGCACCAAGCTTTAGAGTCCTGA
- a CDS encoding YqeG family HAD IIIA-type phosphatase, protein MCSHKLQPNLVLGQPVLGISLELIEQHRLKGLVLDVDETLVPIREAETTDEVQAWFATLQAQVPIWLVSNNLNETRIRRIAESLSAPYITGARKPSRRKLRRAAEAMQLPIEHIAMVGDRLFTDVLAGNRLGMFTILVEPMVPPMGKPGKYLVRSTEVWLSQILGVSLHSEP, encoded by the coding sequence ATGTGCAGTCATAAATTGCAGCCTAATCTGGTGCTGGGTCAGCCAGTGTTAGGCATTAGCCTGGAGCTAATTGAACAGCATCGCCTCAAAGGGCTCGTGCTCGACGTTGACGAAACTCTGGTCCCCATTCGAGAAGCTGAGACCACCGACGAAGTTCAAGCCTGGTTTGCGACGCTGCAGGCACAAGTGCCCATTTGGCTCGTCAGCAACAACTTAAACGAAACCCGCATTCGCCGGATTGCCGAAAGCTTATCCGCGCCTTACATCACTGGGGCGCGCAAACCCTCACGCCGCAAGCTCAGACGCGCCGCCGAGGCCATGCAGTTACCCATCGAACACATTGCCATGGTCGGCGATCGCCTCTTTACCGACGTGTTGGCGGGGAATCGCCTCGGCATGTTTACGATTCTGGTCGAGCCGATGGTGCCCCCTATGGGCAAACCGGGCAAATATTTGGTGCGATCAACAGAGGTGTGGCTCTCTCAAATTCTTGGAGTATCCTTGCATTCCGAACCTTGA
- a CDS encoding DUF4278 domain-containing protein — protein MKLTYRGIQYDYNPPVVEMNNTAEVGKYRGVDIRFRSVKKNPVQQPTLDLVYRGVAYRTGETAVETTPVAAPVATVADAPATLADLELKARTLLMGHHRNVKRRQQAMMTRLAADVGLEGDVNQYWSRIQGKVHPSFWATYDRGGSAAS, from the coding sequence ATGAAACTGACTTATCGTGGTATTCAGTACGACTACAACCCACCTGTGGTGGAAATGAACAACACCGCTGAGGTTGGTAAATACCGTGGCGTTGATATTCGTTTTCGCTCGGTGAAAAAGAACCCAGTGCAGCAACCCACTTTAGATCTCGTCTATCGGGGTGTGGCTTATCGCACGGGTGAAACTGCGGTTGAAACCACTCCTGTGGCTGCTCCGGTGGCAACGGTTGCCGATGCTCCTGCGACGTTGGCTGACCTCGAGCTCAAAGCTCGCACCCTATTGATGGGGCACCATCGCAACGTTAAGCGTCGTCAGCAAGCAATGATGACGCGCCTAGCGGCTGATGTCGGTCTCGAGGGTGATGTCAACCAATACTGGAGCCGCATTCAGGGCAAGGTACATCCGAGCTTTTGGGCGACTTACGATCGCGGTGGCTCGGCAGCGAGTTAA
- a CDS encoding dipeptide ABC transporter ATP-binding protein, whose translation MPESLLSLNQFRVSYPGQLAWAVDDVSLSLAPGDILGLVGESGCGKSTLGRAALRLLPKGTRIAGDATFEGRSIPAMSAQELRHFRGEAVSLVFQDPMTRLDPLMTIGDHCLETLLAHEPTLSKAEAKARSLAALEAVHIPADRWGQYPHEFSGGMRQRVAIALALVLNPKLIVADEPTTSLDVTVSAQILDELTRLCRDRHMGLILISHDLALVAAYCDRVAVMYQGELVELGTSQQVLQQPQHDYTKSLLQSALDLQQAAIRDVVEQTAAPLLEVQNLQKHYTLSANPLARLLGGQSNQVIKAVDGVSFDLYHGEVFGLVGESGCGKSTLSRTIVQIVPPTAGQVRLLGKDITQLSRSQLQKQRRDMQMVFQDPHACLNPMMTLGQGIGDPLRIHQLGTAAEIDQQVRAMMERVGLTPVDDYIDRYPGDLSGGQQQRVAIARALITRPKLVICDEPVSMLDASIQAQVLSLMLELKDEFDLTYLFITHDLWVARYLCDRIAVMQAGKIVEMGSTEKIFNQPAHPYTQELLGAAPFLAAQSA comes from the coding sequence ATGCCTGAAAGCTTGCTGTCGCTGAATCAGTTTCGTGTCTCCTATCCCGGACAGTTAGCTTGGGCGGTGGATGATGTGTCGCTGAGCTTGGCACCGGGCGATATTTTGGGCCTGGTGGGCGAGTCGGGCTGCGGCAAAAGTACGTTGGGCCGTGCGGCGCTGCGACTCTTGCCCAAAGGCACGCGCATTGCGGGAGACGCCACGTTTGAAGGCCGTTCGATTCCGGCGATGTCGGCTCAAGAACTGCGCCATTTTCGGGGTGAGGCGGTATCGCTAGTCTTTCAGGATCCGATGACGCGGCTCGATCCGCTGATGACGATCGGAGATCACTGCTTGGAGACGCTGTTGGCCCATGAGCCGACCTTGTCGAAAGCGGAGGCGAAAGCACGATCGCTGGCGGCCCTCGAAGCCGTTCACATTCCCGCCGATCGCTGGGGGCAGTATCCCCACGAATTCAGTGGCGGTATGCGCCAACGGGTGGCGATCGCCCTTGCATTAGTCTTGAATCCCAAGCTGATTGTGGCTGACGAACCGACGACCAGTTTGGATGTCACTGTTTCGGCGCAAATCTTGGATGAACTCACCCGGCTGTGCCGCGATCGCCACATGGGCCTGATCCTGATTTCCCATGATCTGGCACTCGTGGCGGCATATTGCGATCGCGTTGCCGTCATGTACCAAGGCGAATTGGTCGAACTGGGCACCTCGCAGCAGGTGCTGCAGCAGCCTCAGCATGACTACACCAAGTCGCTGTTGCAATCGGCGCTAGATTTGCAGCAGGCCGCCATTCGCGATGTCGTCGAACAGACCGCAGCGCCCCTGCTCGAAGTGCAAAACTTGCAAAAACACTACACCCTCTCCGCCAACCCACTGGCTCGCCTCTTAGGGGGGCAGTCGAATCAAGTGATCAAAGCGGTCGATGGGGTGTCCTTTGACCTGTATCACGGTGAGGTGTTTGGCCTGGTGGGTGAGTCGGGCTGTGGCAAGAGTACTCTCTCTCGCACGATTGTGCAGATTGTGCCCCCGACAGCGGGGCAAGTCAGACTATTGGGCAAAGACATCACCCAGTTATCGCGATCGCAGTTGCAAAAGCAGCGGCGCGATATGCAAATGGTGTTTCAAGATCCCCATGCTTGTCTGAACCCGATGATGACCCTGGGGCAAGGCATTGGCGATCCCCTGCGCATTCATCAGCTGGGCACTGCCGCTGAAATTGACCAGCAAGTCCGCGCCATGATGGAACGGGTGGGGCTGACTCCGGTGGATGACTACATTGATCGCTATCCCGGCGATCTCTCCGGCGGACAGCAGCAGCGAGTCGCGATCGCCCGAGCCCTGATCACGCGCCCTAAATTGGTGATTTGTGACGAGCCCGTCAGCATGTTAGATGCCAGCATTCAAGCTCAGGTGCTCTCCCTCATGCTGGAACTCAAGGACGAATTTGACCTGACCTATCTTTTCATCACCCATGATCTGTGGGTGGCGCGGTATTTATGCGATCGCATTGCCGTGATGCAGGCAGGCAAAATTGTCGAAATGGGTTCCACGGAAAAGATCTTCAACCAGCCTGCGCATCCTTACACCCAAGAGTTGTTAGGAGCGGCACCTTTTTTAGCTGCCCAGTCTGCCTAG
- a CDS encoding SH3 domain-containing protein: MAGIWGKIGRSGSAIAISCLLLTSACQSSTEPETTSSTDDTAEEPTTDSSASSPTTLDTTPESNDETGPSDADTPPVATTPAQSCSASAFIVDTDPAGLNVRGGPSSDYAAQDTLSTAEPIQVSIVGATGDWFLINEAWSPEQQELQQPGWVYAPLLGVSTTSLNINNPEAPTTLYAEPDGSAAVVAEIPKYSEVTLLSCSGNWLQVQAPDTTGWLAVGEQCSNPVSTCP, from the coding sequence ATGGCTGGGATATGGGGAAAAATCGGACGGAGTGGTAGTGCGATCGCGATCAGTTGCCTGCTGCTCACCAGTGCGTGTCAGTCATCTACAGAGCCCGAGACGACCAGCTCAACCGATGACACCGCAGAAGAGCCCACCACAGACTCCTCAGCATCTTCCCCAACGACGCTCGACACAACACCAGAAAGCAACGATGAGACTGGCCCCAGTGATGCTGACACCCCCCCGGTTGCCACCACACCCGCTCAGTCCTGTTCTGCCAGCGCCTTTATCGTGGATACCGACCCGGCTGGCTTGAATGTGCGCGGTGGTCCCAGTAGTGATTACGCGGCGCAGGACACCCTATCCACAGCGGAGCCGATCCAGGTCTCAATTGTCGGAGCCACAGGAGACTGGTTCTTAATCAACGAAGCCTGGAGTCCGGAGCAGCAGGAATTGCAGCAGCCCGGATGGGTCTATGCGCCTCTTTTGGGCGTCAGCACCACCAGCTTGAATATCAACAACCCAGAAGCCCCGACGACCCTTTATGCAGAGCCGGATGGCAGCGCCGCAGTCGTGGCTGAAATCCCTAAATATTCTGAAGTGACGCTGCTGAGCTGCTCCGGCAATTGGCTCCAGGTGCAAGCGCCCGATACGACGGGTTGGCTCGCGGTGGGCGAACAGTGCAGTAATCCGGTCTCAACCTGTCCGTAG
- a CDS encoding PAP/fibrillin family protein: MLGKTDLLEAIASTNRGLLASPTDQQAIQSLAATLEDRTPHPEPLTATAQLNGIWRLLYTTSDELLGIDRFPLYKLGQIYQCIYIDEARIYNIAEVVGLPQLSGLVSVGARFEAVSQKRVNVAFERGVFGLQTLLGYENPYQFIQKLQAQAKFPFWQGIDFRINSDRQSGWLEVTYLDDDLRIGRGNQGSLFVLRKVKV; encoded by the coding sequence ATGCTTGGCAAAACTGACCTCTTGGAAGCGATCGCCTCGACGAACCGGGGGCTGTTAGCGTCGCCCACCGATCAGCAAGCCATTCAAAGTCTGGCGGCAACCCTCGAAGACCGCACTCCCCATCCTGAACCGCTCACCGCTACCGCACAACTAAACGGCATCTGGCGCTTGCTTTACACCACCAGCGATGAACTGCTGGGGATTGACCGCTTTCCCCTGTACAAGTTGGGACAAATTTACCAATGTATCTATATAGACGAGGCGCGAATTTACAATATTGCGGAGGTGGTGGGGCTGCCGCAACTCAGCGGCTTGGTCTCAGTCGGGGCAAGGTTTGAAGCGGTGTCCCAAAAGCGGGTCAATGTGGCCTTTGAGCGGGGTGTCTTTGGGCTGCAAACGCTGCTCGGCTATGAGAATCCATACCAGTTCATTCAAAAATTGCAGGCACAAGCCAAGTTTCCCTTCTGGCAGGGCATTGATTTTCGGATCAATAGCGATCGCCAATCGGGCTGGCTAGAGGTCACCTATCTCGACGATGATTTACGCATTGGTCGAGGTAACCAGGGGAGCCTCTTTGTTTTGCGCAAGGTCAAGGTCTAG
- a CDS encoding 2'-5' RNA ligase family protein, with amino-acid sequence MVSTACLMTDVTASATHASQSRYFLALMPPPDIQAAATALKHYFRENYRSQAALKSPPHITLQAPFTWPDEERDRLFATLAAFRPSALPIPVHLSGFGAFPPRVIFLAVQPTPALMQLQAELSQYLAATLDLVDRRSRDRPFRPHLTVAFRDLKPAAFRHAWPEFEQRSADYRFTSSAITLLRHTGKTWITLRDIEMS; translated from the coding sequence ATGGTTTCTACTGCTTGCCTGATGACCGATGTTACTGCTTCTGCTACTCATGCTTCACAGTCGCGCTACTTTTTAGCCCTGATGCCGCCGCCAGACATTCAAGCCGCAGCCACGGCTCTGAAACACTACTTCCGCGAAAATTACCGCAGCCAAGCCGCGCTCAAATCGCCGCCCCACATCACCCTACAAGCGCCGTTTACCTGGCCGGATGAGGAGCGCGATCGCTTGTTTGCTACCTTGGCGGCCTTTCGTCCTTCGGCATTACCGATTCCGGTTCATTTATCAGGGTTTGGAGCATTTCCGCCGCGAGTAATTTTTCTGGCCGTCCAGCCGACGCCAGCGCTCATGCAGTTACAGGCAGAGCTGAGTCAATATCTGGCCGCCACCCTCGACCTTGTGGATCGGCGATCGCGCGATCGGCCCTTTCGCCCCCACCTCACAGTGGCCTTTCGCGATTTGAAACCTGCCGCCTTTCGTCATGCTTGGCCGGAATTTGAGCAGCGGTCGGCGGATTATCGGTTTACCTCCAGCGCAATTACCCTCTTGCGTCACACAGGAAAGACATGGATCACCCTCAGAGACATTGAAATGTCATAA
- the mraY gene encoding phospho-N-acetylmuramoyl-pentapeptide-transferase, which translates to MTNRPLGTSVLSGKMLLVVMTVGALLTSLFLDDGANRLGQVSSLTVPLVIAWGAATIAGFGLLPILRAWKTGQFIREEGPQAHFKKAGTPTMGGIFFVPVGVFVAVLLTGLSPTAVAVGLLTLAYGFVGWLDDWQVLRRKSNKGISPRMKLALLIGFATVFCLWAMVTQPGELTRIALPLGFTLPLGILFWPLAGFVLVAESNATNLTDGLDGLLAGTAAIALLGLGALVAPTHPDLMIFCAAMSGACLGFLVHNHNPAKVFMGDTGSLAVGGALAAVGILSGNLFGLLIVTLLFFAETLSVIIQVSYYKATKGPDGKGKRFFRMAPLHHHFELSGWSELQVVGVFYAVTAGLVAIALLTA; encoded by the coding sequence TTGACCAACAGACCCCTGGGGACATCCGTCCTGTCGGGAAAAATGCTGTTGGTTGTGATGACGGTAGGGGCGCTACTAACCAGCCTGTTTTTAGATGACGGAGCTAATCGATTAGGTCAGGTATCGTCTCTCACTGTGCCATTGGTCATCGCCTGGGGCGCGGCGACGATCGCAGGCTTTGGCCTGTTGCCCATTCTGCGGGCCTGGAAAACCGGACAGTTCATCCGTGAAGAAGGGCCGCAAGCCCACTTTAAGAAAGCGGGCACTCCCACCATGGGCGGCATTTTCTTTGTGCCTGTTGGGGTTTTCGTGGCGGTCTTGCTAACGGGGTTGTCTCCCACAGCTGTAGCAGTTGGGTTGCTGACTTTGGCCTATGGCTTTGTGGGCTGGCTCGATGATTGGCAGGTGTTGCGCCGCAAATCTAACAAAGGTATCTCGCCCCGGATGAAGCTGGCGCTACTGATTGGTTTCGCCACGGTATTTTGTCTGTGGGCGATGGTCACCCAACCGGGAGAACTCACGCGCATCGCATTGCCTTTGGGCTTCACTCTGCCGCTGGGCATTCTCTTCTGGCCGCTGGCGGGCTTTGTGTTGGTCGCTGAGAGTAACGCGACCAATTTGACCGATGGTTTGGATGGCCTGCTGGCGGGGACGGCGGCGATCGCCTTGCTCGGCCTCGGTGCCCTGGTTGCGCCGACCCATCCCGATCTGATGATTTTCTGCGCGGCGATGAGCGGCGCTTGCCTGGGCTTTTTGGTTCACAACCACAATCCGGCCAAGGTCTTCATGGGCGACACGGGCTCATTGGCCGTGGGGGGCGCGTTGGCTGCCGTGGGTATTTTGAGTGGCAACCTATTCGGTTTGCTGATTGTGACCTTGCTCTTCTTTGCCGAAACGCTGTCGGTCATCATTCAGGTGAGTTATTACAAGGCGACCAAAGGCCCTGATGGTAAAGGCAAGCGCTTTTTCCGCATGGCTCCTTTACACCACCACTTTGAACTGTCGGGTTGGTCAGAACTACAGGTGGTGGGCGTCTTTTATGCGGTCACGGCTGGTTTGGTCGCGATCGCCCTCCTTACTGCTTAA
- a CDS encoding HEAT repeat domain-containing protein, which translates to MYDEDELTIIDPDAEFDDPLDQIAPAGEATEEPQVDPEEMLQLLNSSQAQQRMLAARAFCELEEPRAVPRLIELLKDSCPLVRVSAAYALGRNSDATAIAPLIEQLYDWNGYVRKGVVWALGNSHTPAALQPLIEALKNDIPAVRLWAASALAQMINVNYETVVAALPPIIEVMRRDPIAAVRSNCAWAIGQLCRELPSNVVYATAIDALIETFAEEDDLGVREDARTAILNVGDPRGLQIIEELEQDGWF; encoded by the coding sequence ATGTATGACGAAGACGAACTCACAATCATTGATCCAGACGCTGAGTTTGACGATCCGCTTGATCAGATTGCGCCAGCTGGGGAAGCCACTGAAGAGCCTCAGGTCGATCCTGAGGAAATGTTGCAGTTGCTGAATTCGTCTCAGGCCCAGCAGCGGATGTTAGCGGCCCGGGCATTTTGTGAGCTCGAAGAGCCCCGGGCGGTGCCTCGTTTAATTGAATTGCTGAAAGATAGCTGTCCGTTGGTGCGGGTGAGTGCAGCCTATGCCCTGGGGCGCAACTCCGATGCAACCGCGATCGCTCCCCTTATCGAACAACTCTATGACTGGAATGGTTATGTCCGCAAAGGCGTGGTTTGGGCTTTGGGCAATAGTCATACCCCCGCCGCTTTGCAGCCTTTAATCGAAGCGCTAAAAAATGATATTCCGGCGGTGCGACTCTGGGCGGCGAGTGCCCTGGCGCAAATGATTAACGTGAATTATGAAACTGTGGTGGCTGCCTTGCCGCCGATTATTGAGGTGATGCGTCGCGATCCGATCGCCGCGGTACGGAGCAACTGTGCGTGGGCGATCGGGCAACTTTGTCGCGAATTACCGTCCAATGTGGTGTATGCGACTGCGATCGATGCATTGATTGAGACCTTTGCTGAAGAAGATGACCTCGGCGTTCGGGAAGATGCGCGCACCGCTATCTTAAATGTCGGTGATCCACGGGGGTTGCAAATTATTGAAGAACTGGAACAAGACGGCTGGTTTTAG